In Polaromonas sp. JS666, one genomic interval encodes:
- a CDS encoding P1 family peptidase, whose protein sequence is MLRHLLPHIGSLPPGPRNAITDVAGVTVGHCTLDAHEVQTGVTVVCPHGGDLFRDRVPAAAVVLNGFGKSVGLVQVEELGVLETPIALTNTFSVAPVAEAQIRQCIAANPETGRSLPTVNPLVFECNDGFLNDIQRMAVTGQHYLQACAQAGTDVEEGSVGAGRGMSSFGLKGGIGTASRRVPAPGGGEHTVGALVLANYGRLPQLVMAGQALGARLASQLAGPLALEADEPEKGSIILLIATDAPLDARQLRRLALRAGAGLARTGSVFGHGSGDIALAFSTAYTVPQQTDRPMPAVAMLHDGLIDPLFQAVADSTEQAIVHALCCARAVTGRNGHHRKALADLLPDGAAPTHPQTP, encoded by the coding sequence ATGCTTCGCCATCTGCTGCCCCACATCGGCAGCCTGCCGCCAGGGCCGCGCAATGCCATCACCGACGTGGCCGGTGTCACCGTGGGCCATTGCACGCTTGACGCCCACGAAGTGCAGACCGGTGTGACGGTGGTCTGCCCCCATGGCGGCGATCTGTTCCGCGACCGGGTGCCCGCGGCCGCGGTCGTGCTCAACGGCTTCGGCAAGAGTGTGGGACTGGTGCAGGTCGAGGAACTCGGCGTTCTGGAAACGCCGATTGCGCTGACCAACACCTTTTCGGTCGCCCCCGTGGCCGAGGCACAAATCCGCCAGTGCATCGCCGCCAACCCCGAAACCGGCCGCAGCCTGCCCACGGTCAATCCGCTGGTATTTGAATGCAACGACGGCTTTCTCAACGACATCCAGCGCATGGCCGTCACCGGGCAGCACTACCTGCAAGCCTGCGCGCAAGCGGGCACGGACGTCGAGGAAGGCTCGGTCGGTGCCGGGCGCGGCATGTCGAGCTTTGGTCTCAAGGGTGGCATCGGCACGGCGTCGCGCCGTGTGCCGGCACCTGGCGGCGGCGAACACACCGTCGGCGCGCTGGTGCTGGCCAACTACGGCCGGCTGCCGCAGCTGGTCATGGCCGGGCAGGCCCTGGGCGCCCGGCTGGCCAGCCAGTTGGCCGGCCCCTTGGCGCTGGAGGCTGACGAACCCGAGAAGGGCTCCATCATCCTGCTGATTGCCACCGATGCGCCGCTCGATGCGCGCCAGCTGCGCCGGCTGGCGCTGCGCGCCGGCGCCGGCCTGGCCCGCACCGGTTCGGTGTTCGGCCACGGCAGCGGCGACATCGCCCTGGCGTTTTCCACCGCCTACACCGTGCCCCAGCAAACCGACAGACCCATGCCGGCCGTGGCCATGCTGCATGACGGCCTGATCGACCCGCTGTTTCAGGCCGTGGCCGACAGCACCGAGCAGGCCATCGTCCACGCCCTCTGCTGCGCCCGTGCCGTGACCGGCCGCAACGGCCACCACCGCAAGGCACTGGCCGATCTGCTGCCCGACGGCGCTGCGCCGACACATCCACAGACACCCTGA
- a CDS encoding M55 family metallopeptidase yields MKVLISTDIEGVAGVFHHEQVRSGNPEYERARLLMTHEANAAIAGAFEAGATEVLVNDSHGGFRNMPPDLLDARAQAVMGKPRYLSMMAGVDNGMDAVCMIGYHSRAQGRGILAHTINSFAFARVRFNGVELGEAGIYGALAGEYGVPVVMASGDDVFIEEHRPVFPHATFVQTKRATGQTSGISLSPAQACSAIQVGVAAALAQLGTARPFVLAGPIAVHIQTQTPALADLFCQWPTLQRLDGDEVGFEAPTVEAAVRMVNCLSAMSTLLR; encoded by the coding sequence ATGAAAGTCCTGATTTCCACCGACATCGAAGGCGTTGCCGGCGTTTTCCACCACGAGCAGGTGCGCAGCGGCAACCCCGAGTACGAGCGCGCCCGCCTGCTGATGACGCACGAGGCCAACGCCGCCATTGCCGGCGCTTTCGAGGCCGGCGCCACCGAGGTGCTGGTCAACGACTCGCACGGTGGCTTTCGCAACATGCCGCCAGACCTGCTGGATGCTCGCGCCCAGGCCGTCATGGGCAAGCCGCGCTACCTGAGCATGATGGCCGGCGTCGACAACGGCATGGACGCTGTGTGCATGATCGGTTACCACTCGCGTGCGCAGGGCCGCGGCATCCTGGCCCACACCATCAACAGCTTTGCTTTTGCACGCGTGCGCTTCAACGGCGTCGAGCTGGGCGAAGCCGGCATCTATGGCGCGCTGGCCGGCGAGTACGGCGTGCCGGTGGTGATGGCCAGCGGCGACGATGTGTTCATCGAGGAACACCGGCCCGTGTTCCCGCATGCCACTTTTGTGCAAACCAAGCGCGCCACCGGCCAGACCAGCGGCATCAGCCTCTCGCCCGCGCAGGCCTGCAGCGCCATCCAGGTGGGCGTGGCGGCCGCGCTGGCGCAGCTCGGCACGGCCCGCCCCTTTGTGCTGGCGGGGCCCATCGCCGTGCACATCCAGACCCAGACACCGGCGCTGGCCGATTTGTTTTGCCAGTGGCCCACCCTGCAGCGGCTGGATGGCGATGAAGTCGGCTTTGAAGCACCGACGGTGGAGGCTGCGGTGCGCATGGTCAACTGCCTGTCGGCCATGTCAACCCTGCTGCGCTAG
- a CDS encoding efflux RND transporter permease subunit translates to MHADSSSINASSQPVVARLEDFDTRSGTLLERAFFNHRPWVMALCLLLTLVLGWQATKLQLNASFEKTIPTSHPYIVNYLAHKGDLAGQGNALRLVVQAKKGTIFDKRYLDALQKINDEIFLLPGVDRPFMKSLWTSNTRWVAVTEEGLDGGPVIPDVYDGSAASLADLRANVERSGEIGQLVAGDFKSSIVFVPLLDRNPETGKALDYGDLSRQIEVLRARYGSDTLEIGVTGFAKVVGDLIEGLQQVLLFFLLALAITTMVLFAYTRCGRSTALVVACSLVAVVWQFGLLALLGYELDPYSVLVPFLVFAIGMSHGAQKMNGIMQDIGRGTHRVVAARYTFRRLFMAGLTALLCDAVGFAVLVIIQIKVIQDLALIASIGVAVLIFTNLVLLPILLSYTGVAPSAAARSLREETVQAGARRPWLWALLDHFTQKRWATAAIVVSGLMAAGGYAVSVNLKIGDLDPGASELRADSRYNRDNAYQISHYAASADILTVMVTTPVDQCTSYGTLARLDSLAWGLEQLPGVESTNSMAALSRLAMVGYNEGNFKWFELLPNDGALGGVQTRAPRELFNQNCSFLALYVYLKDHKAETLSRVVAEVEKFAAANNTPEVTFKLAAGSAGIDAATNIVVGKAMQEMLLWVYAAVVVLCWITFRSWRAVVVAVLPLVLTSILCEALMVWLGMGVKVATLPVIALGVGIGVDYALYVLSITLARMREGASLSDAYHHALQFTGRVVMLTGITLALAVGTWAFSPIKFQADMGILLAFMFVWNMVGALVLLPALGHFLLRKPVVAVVAPAAISVSI, encoded by the coding sequence ATGCACGCCGATTCCTCCTCCATCAACGCATCCAGCCAGCCTGTCGTCGCGCGGCTTGAAGATTTCGACACGCGCTCCGGCACGCTGCTCGAACGCGCTTTTTTTAACCACCGTCCCTGGGTCATGGCCCTGTGCCTGCTGCTGACCCTGGTGCTGGGCTGGCAGGCGACAAAACTGCAGTTGAACGCCAGCTTCGAGAAGACCATCCCGACCTCGCATCCCTACATCGTCAACTACCTGGCGCACAAGGGCGACCTGGCGGGCCAGGGCAACGCGCTGCGACTGGTGGTACAGGCCAAAAAGGGCACGATTTTCGACAAGCGCTATCTGGATGCGCTGCAGAAAATCAACGACGAAATTTTCCTGCTCCCCGGCGTGGACCGGCCTTTCATGAAGTCGCTGTGGACCTCCAACACCCGCTGGGTGGCGGTGACCGAAGAGGGCCTGGACGGCGGCCCGGTGATTCCTGACGTCTACGACGGCTCCGCCGCCAGTCTTGCCGACCTGCGCGCCAATGTGGAACGCTCGGGCGAGATCGGGCAACTGGTGGCCGGCGATTTCAAATCCAGCATCGTGTTTGTGCCCCTGCTGGACCGCAACCCCGAGACCGGCAAGGCGCTGGACTACGGTGATCTGTCGCGCCAGATCGAAGTGCTGCGCGCCAGGTACGGCAGCGACACGCTGGAGATCGGTGTGACCGGTTTTGCCAAGGTAGTGGGCGACCTGATTGAAGGCCTGCAGCAGGTGTTGCTGTTCTTCCTGCTGGCTCTGGCGATCACCACCATGGTGCTGTTTGCCTACACCCGCTGCGGCCGCAGCACGGCGCTGGTGGTGGCTTGTTCCCTGGTGGCAGTGGTCTGGCAGTTCGGCCTGCTGGCGCTGTTGGGTTATGAGCTTGATCCTTACTCGGTGCTGGTGCCCTTTCTGGTGTTTGCCATCGGCATGAGCCACGGTGCGCAGAAGATGAACGGCATCATGCAGGACATTGGCCGCGGCACGCACCGGGTGGTGGCGGCGCGCTATACCTTTCGCCGCCTCTTCATGGCCGGCCTGACGGCGCTGCTATGCGACGCGGTGGGCTTTGCCGTGCTGGTCATCATCCAGATCAAGGTAATCCAGGACCTGGCCCTGATCGCCAGCATTGGCGTGGCCGTGCTGATCTTCACCAACCTGGTGTTGCTGCCGATTTTGCTGTCCTACACGGGCGTGGCCCCGTCGGCAGCGGCGCGCAGCCTGCGCGAAGAAACCGTGCAAGCGGGCGCCAGACGCCCCTGGCTGTGGGCCTTGCTGGACCACTTCACGCAAAAGCGCTGGGCCACGGCGGCCATCGTAGTCTCAGGCTTGATGGCGGCGGGCGGTTATGCCGTCAGCGTGAACCTGAAGATTGGCGACCTGGATCCCGGTGCCTCCGAGCTGCGGGCCGACTCGCGCTACAACCGCGACAACGCCTACCAAATCTCGCACTACGCCGCCAGCGCCGACATCCTGACCGTGATGGTGACTACGCCGGTGGACCAGTGCACCAGCTACGGCACGCTGGCCAGGCTGGACAGCCTGGCCTGGGGCCTGGAGCAGTTGCCGGGCGTGGAGTCCACCAACTCCATGGCCGCGCTGTCCAGGCTGGCCATGGTGGGCTACAACGAAGGTAACTTCAAATGGTTTGAGCTGCTGCCCAACGACGGCGCTCTGGGCGGCGTGCAAACCCGCGCCCCGCGTGAGCTGTTCAACCAGAACTGCTCCTTCCTGGCGTTGTACGTGTACCTGAAGGACCACAAGGCCGAAACCCTGTCGCGGGTGGTGGCCGAGGTCGAGAAATTTGCCGCTGCCAACAACACGCCCGAGGTCACTTTCAAACTGGCCGCCGGCAGTGCCGGCATCGATGCAGCCACCAACATCGTGGTGGGCAAAGCCATGCAAGAGATGCTGCTGTGGGTCTATGCGGCGGTGGTGGTCCTGTGCTGGATCACCTTTCGCTCCTGGCGTGCCGTGGTGGTGGCGGTGCTGCCGCTGGTGCTGACCTCCATCTTGTGCGAGGCGTTGATGGTGTGGCTGGGCATGGGCGTGAAGGTTGCCACCTTGCCGGTGATTGCACTGGGCGTGGGCATCGGCGTGGACTACGCGCTGTATGTGCTGAGCATTACCCTGGCCCGCATGCGGGAGGGCGCCAGCCTGTCAGACGCCTATCACCATGCGCTGCAGTTCACGGGTCGGGTTGTCATGCTCACGGGCATCACCCTGGCGCTGGCTGTTGGCACCTGGGCCTTTTCGCCCATCAAGTTCCAGGCCGACATGGGCATTTTGCTGGCCTTCATGTTCGTCTGGAACATGGTCGGGGCGCTGGTGCTGCTGCCTGCGTTGGGGCACTTTTTGCTGCGCAAACCAGTGGTGGCGGTGGTTGCGCCAGCCGCGATTTCTGTATCAATCTAA
- a CDS encoding alpha/beta hydrolase — MTTSPVRTTLDATPLDPAFAGFLAQAAAQGAPPLEALPPPIARQVYRDLANALGLPAPAIGKVEDKSIPGPGGVLPLRAYSPTTQGPWPVLLYVHGGGFVMGDLQTHDEVCRTLCHLTGMLVVAVDYRLAPEHPFPAAPDDAEAALRWICVHADTLGGDPHRIAVAGDSAGAQLALVAVRRVQSPAVRALGLIYPVAQHPDEPSPSYQENEGKFLTKGVMQWFTASYLGGPSPTPPDHPDVALLKSELAALPATWVATMGHDPLRDEGHALALRAEAAGVLVAHQHYPSAIHACIHFSAVSPIGPQVLADLAQWLREQA, encoded by the coding sequence ATGACGACATCTCCTGTTCGCACCACGCTGGACGCTACGCCTCTCGACCCCGCCTTTGCCGGTTTTCTGGCCCAAGCTGCGGCCCAGGGAGCCCCCCCTCTGGAGGCCTTGCCGCCTCCCATTGCGCGGCAGGTCTACCGGGACCTGGCCAACGCCTTGGGCCTGCCCGCCCCGGCCATTGGCAAGGTGGAAGATAAAAGCATTCCCGGCCCCGGTGGCGTGCTGCCTTTGCGGGCATACAGTCCCACGACTCAGGGGCCGTGGCCCGTGCTGTTGTACGTGCATGGAGGAGGTTTTGTGATGGGCGATCTGCAAACGCATGACGAGGTCTGCCGCACCCTGTGCCACCTTACGGGCATGCTGGTCGTGGCGGTGGACTACCGGCTGGCTCCCGAGCATCCGTTCCCGGCCGCCCCTGATGATGCGGAAGCGGCCTTGCGCTGGATCTGCGTCCATGCGGACACCCTGGGTGGTGACCCGCATCGCATCGCCGTGGCGGGCGACAGCGCCGGGGCACAGCTGGCCCTGGTGGCGGTGCGGCGGGTGCAGTCCCCCGCGGTGCGAGCCCTGGGCCTGATTTACCCCGTGGCGCAGCACCCGGACGAGCCCAGTCCGTCGTACCAGGAAAATGAAGGCAAGTTCCTCACCAAGGGGGTCATGCAGTGGTTCACCGCCAGCTATCTGGGCGGGCCATCACCCACGCCGCCGGATCATCCCGATGTGGCGCTGCTGAAGTCCGAGCTGGCGGCGCTGCCCGCCACCTGGGTCGCCACCATGGGCCATGACCCGCTGCGTGACGAAGGCCATGCGCTGGCCCTGCGTGCCGAGGCCGCAGGCGTTTTGGTCGCGCACCAGCACTACCCCAGCGCCATCCACGCCTGCATCCATTTCAGCGCCGTGTCCCCCATTGGCCCGCAGGTGCTGGCGGACTTGGCGCAGTGGTTGCGCGAGCAGGCTTGA